A DNA window from Vigna angularis cultivar LongXiaoDou No.4 chromosome 1, ASM1680809v1, whole genome shotgun sequence contains the following coding sequences:
- the LOC108319182 gene encoding J protein JJJ2: MGRMGQDSDPKSKLVLEICSISTRSVVCVHHKLLSESANTTFVDWYCILGVEENAGVSAIRKRYHKLALHVHPDKNKHPKAEIAFKLVSEAYACLSNAAKRKAFDLERYKHFCIECKRIPYTSSNVPVNSGGRGFKAWNIITRSRSFKLWRNIREMRERFMDEANVIENCLRTNSMSRKESPGQNPVGFLHRSKSLHRFEKETPVFNPSDYLYQGYPHLRSNIYKNSSTFWYLQRNSMLHSEKGGALHASPVFEVQSRSLFASKFAFVPSKC; the protein is encoded by the exons ATGGGGAGAATGGGACAAGACTCAGACCCCAAGTCCAAGTTGGTATTAGAGATTTGCTCCATTTCCACGCGTTCTGTTGTATGTGTTCATCATAAACTTCTCTCAGAATCAGCCAACACAACTTTCGTTGACTGGTATTGCATTCTTGGA GTGGAAGAAAATGCAGGGGTGAGTGCCATCCGTAAGAGGTACCATAAACTGG CCTTACACGTTCACCCGGATAAGAATAAGCACCCCAAGGCTGAAATTGCTTTCAAGCTCGTTTCTGAG GCGTATGCATGTTTATCTAATGCAGCAAAGAGAAAAGCCTTTGACTTGGAGAGATATAAGCATTTCTGCATCGAGTGCAAAAGAATTCCGTATACATCCAGTAATGTCCCTGTCAATTCAGGGGGACGAGGTTTTAAGGCATGGAATATCATCACAAGATCAAGATCTTTTAAACTTTGGAGAAATATTAGGGAAATGAGAGAAAGATTCATGGACGAGGCTAATGTGATAGAGAACTGTTTGCGAACAAATTCAATGTCAAGGAAAGAATCTCCAGGCCAGAATCCGGTTGGCTTTCTACACAGAAGCAAGTCGCTTCATAGATTTGAGAAAGAAACCCCTGTTTTCAATCCGTCGGATTATTTGTACCAAGGCTACCCTCACCTGAGGAGCAATATTTACAAGAATTCTTCAACTTTTTGGTACTTGCAGAGAAATAGTATGCTTCACAGTGAAAAGGGAGGAGCGCTGCATGCCTCCCCTGTTTTTGAGGTCCAATCTAGGAGTTTGTTTGCAAGCAAATTCGCTTTTGTCCCATCAAAATGCTAG